Proteins co-encoded in one Arachis stenosperma cultivar V10309 chromosome 7, arast.V10309.gnm1.PFL2, whole genome shotgun sequence genomic window:
- the LOC130939394 gene encoding uncharacterized protein LOC130939394, translating into MNCFSNLSSYTAAILARFLSSRRSLCNFPIKLTLPPTLSPRSQFVLARFPSGCCCSSSSSAKKGRKKKVVEPEPVASVMEHEEKVTFFVVRKGDIVGVYDTLVDCQSQVGSSVCDPPVSVYKGYSLSKDTQNYLVSRGLKNALYTIRAADLTEDLLACLFLALSKYDPASIERATSSNDVSKKRYVEMLELDNVIY; encoded by the exons ATGAACTGCTTCTCCAACCTCTCATCCTACACTGCCGCCATCCTCGCTCGCTTCCTATCCAGCCGTCGTTCCCTCTGCAACTTCCCCATTAAGCTAACTCTTCCTCCTACTCTCTCTCCCCGCTCTCAATTCGTGCTCGCTAGGTTTCCCTCTGGCTGCTGctgctcctcctcctcctctgccAAGAAAGGCCGCAAGAAGAAGGTGGTGGAGCCTGAACCTGTGGCATCTGTTATGGAGCACGAGGAGAAGGTCACCTTCTTTGTGGTCCGAAAAGGGGACATCGTTGGAGTATATGATACACTCGTTGATTGCCAGTCTCAAGTTGGATCCTCT GTATGTGATCCTCCTGTTAGTGTGTACAAGGGATATTCTTTATCGAAGGACACTCAGAATTATCTTGTTTCACGTGGACTCAAGAATGCCTTGTACACAATTAGAGCTGCTGATTTGACAGAGGATTTATTGGCATGCTTGTTCCTTGCCCTTTCAAAGTAT GATCCTGCTTCTATTGAAAGGGCCACTTCAAGTAACGATGTATCGAAAAAGAGATATGTAGAGATGCTTGAACTAGATAATGTG ATATACTGA
- the LOC130941570 gene encoding LIM domain-containing protein WLIM1-like translates to MATFGGTTQKCRACEKKVYWVEQLTADNKVYHKSCFRCHHCKGTLKLSNYCSFEGVLYCKPHFDQLFKMTGSLDKSFEGVPRTARIERSADQVQSNSKVSRLFAGTQEKCVGCKKTVYPIEKVGVDGKCYHKGCFRCSHGGCVISPSNYVAHEHRLYCKHHHTQLFKQKGNFTQFDIHSNGHGISENDNTNSSFE, encoded by the exons ATGGCAACATTTGGAGGCACAACACAGAAGTGCAGAGCATGTGAAAAGAAGGTGTATTGGGTGGAACAGCTCACTGCTGACAACAAGGTCTACCATAAATCTTGCTTCAGATGTCACCATTGCAAGGGTACCCTCAAG CTGAGTAATTATTGTTCATTTGAGGGAGTTCTATACTGCAAACCTCATTTTGATCAACTTTTTAAGATGACTGGCAGCTTGGACAAAAGTTTTGAAG GAGTTCCAAGAACTGCAAGGATTGAAAGATCTGCTGATCAG GTACAAAGCAATAGCAAGGTTTCAAGATTGTTTGCAGGGACTCAAGAAAAGTGTGTTGGTTGCAAGAAAACAGTATACCCTATTGAAAAG GTGGGTGTTGATGGGAAATGTTACCATAAGGGATGCTTCAGGTGCAGCCATGGAGGGTGTGTAATAAGCCCATCAAATTATGTGGCCCATGAACATCGCCTTTATTGCAAGCACCACCATACTCAGCTCTTCAAGCAGAAGGGTAACTTCACCCAATTTGACATTCATAGCAATGGCCATGGGATTTCTGAGAATGATAACACAAATTCTTCTTTTGAGTAG